One part of the Vidua chalybeata isolate OUT-0048 chromosome 11, bVidCha1 merged haplotype, whole genome shotgun sequence genome encodes these proteins:
- the IL17C gene encoding interleukin-17C, producing MWGWLCALALLAALGQCRGLRRTAGGSAHSAVRCYSGAELGDEAPPAQLLGRSLRWDRHVSVQLVPQLERLEAGGARRLRRQRPPGCPALSLRAGLRSEPHERSISPWRYRIDEDENRYPRKLAFAECLCSGCVDVKTGRETTSLNSVTIHQTMLVLRRKPCPRPAGPGLVALEVDYIRVPVGCTCVLPRTAR from the exons ATGTGG GGCTGGCTGtgtgccctggccctgctggcgGCGCTGGGGCAGTGCCGGGGGCTGCGGCGCACCGCGGGCGGCTCCGCTCACTCCGCCGTGCGCTGCTACAGCGGGGCCGAGCTGGGGGACGAGGCTCCTCCCGCGCAGCTCCTGGGCCGCAGCCTGCGCTGGGACCGCCACGTGTCCGTGCAGCTGGTGCCGCAGCTGGAGCGGCTGGAggccggcggggcccggcggctgcggcggcagcgcccgcccgGCTGCCCCGCGCTGTCGCTGCGCGCCGGGCTCCGCAGCGAGCCCCACGAGCGCTCCATCTCCCCGTGGCGCTACCG CATCGACGAGGACGAGAACCGCTACCCGCGCAAGCTGGCCTTCGCCGAGTGCCTGTGCAGCGGCTGCGTGGACGTGAAAACCGGCCGGGAGACGACGTCGCTCAACTCGGTGACCATCCACCAGACCATGCTGGTGCTGCGGCGCAAGCCGTGCCCGcggcccgcggggccggggctggtgGCGCTGGAGGTGGATTACATCCGAGTGCCCGTGGGCTGCACCTGCGTCCTGCCCCGCACGGCGCGCTGA
- the MVD gene encoding diphosphomevalonate decarboxylase gives MAAERALAMATCTAPVNIAVIKYWGKRDTDLILPINSSLSVTLHQDQLKTTTTAAASRDFTEDRLWLNGKEADVGHPRVQACLREVRRLARKRRGGAEDTAALSLSYKIHIASENNFPTAAGLASSAAGYACLVSALARLYGLEEELSEVARRGSGSACRSMFGGFVQWQRGERPDGTDSLALQVAPETHWPELRVLILVVSGEKKPVGSTAGMQTSVETSPLLKHRAEVVVPECLAQMMQHIQERDFEGFGQLAMRDSNQFHATCLDTFPPIFYLTDVSRHIIALAHRYNAHHGHTKVAYTFDAGPNAVVFALADAVAEFVEVVRRSFPPAANGDQFVRGLPVGSAALPQELLAAVVTEPVPGAVQYILHTKPGPGPQLVDDPSQHLLGTDGLPRSRA, from the exons CACCGACCTCATCCTGCCCATCAACTCCTCCCTGAGCGTGACGCTGCACCAGGACCAG CTCAAGACCACCACGACAGCGGCGGCCAGCCGGGATTTCACGGAGGACCGGCTGTGGCTCAACGGGAAGGAGGCGGACGTGGGGCACCCGCGGGTCCAGGCCTGTCTGCGCGAGG tgcGGCGCCTGGCGCGGAAGCGCCGCGGGGGCGCTGAGGACACGGCGGCGCTCAGCCTGTCCTACAAAATCCACATCGCCTCCGAGAACAACTTCCCCACGGCCGCCGGGCTCGCCTCGTCCGCCGCTGGCTACGCCTGCCTGG tgtcgGCGCTGGCCCGGCTCTatgggctggaggaggagctgtCCGAGGTGGCCCGGCGGGGCTCGGGCAGTGCCTGTCGCAGCATGTTCGGGGGCTTCGTGCAGTGGCAGCGCGGGGAGCGCCCCGATGGCACCGacagcctggccctgcaggtGGCCCCCGAGACTCACTGGCCGGAGCTCCGCGTCCTCATCCTGGTG GTCAGTGGGGAGAAGAAGCCGGTGGGCAGCACGGCGGGCATGCAGACCAGTGTGGAGACCAGTCCCCTGCTGAAG CACCGGGCAGAGGTGGTGGTCCCCGAGTGCCTGGCGCAGATGATGCAGCACATCCAGGAGCGGGACTTTGAGGGCTTTGGCCAGCTGGCCATGAGGGACAGCAACCAGTTCCACGCCACCTGCCTCGACACCTTCCCGCCCATCTTCTACCTCACGGACGTGTCGCGCCACATCATCGCGCTGGCGCACCGCTACAACGCCCACCACGGCCACACCAAG GTCGCCTACACCTTCGACGCCGGCCCCAACGCCGTCGTCTTCGCGCTGGCCGACGCCGTGGCCGAGTTCGTGGAGGTGGTGAGGCGCAGCTTCCCCCCCGCCGCCAACGGGGACCA GTTTGTCCGGGGGCTGCCCGTGGGCTCGGCCGCGCTGCCGCAGGAGCTGCTGGCCGCCGTGGTCACCGAGCCCGTGCCGGGGGCTGTCCAGTACATCCTGCACACCAAg cctggccctggTCCCCAGCTGGTGGATGACCCCAGCCAGCACCTCCTGGGCACGGACGGGCTGCCCCGGAGCCGTGCCTGA
- the LOC128793375 gene encoding cytochrome b-245 light chain translates to MGQIEWAMWANEQALAAGLILLTGGIVAVAGQFKGWYFAAYSIAAGVLVCLLEYPRSKRKKGSTMERCGQKYLTAVVKLLGPLTRNYYIRAVLHAALAVPAGFLLSTILGTVCLGIASGIYLLAAVRGEEWRPIEQKPRERPQVGGTIKQPPSNPPPRPPPDARKKQPEVGGQVNPIPVEVE, encoded by the exons ATGGGGCAGATCGAGTGGGCCATGTGGGCGAACGAGCAGGCGCTCGCCGCCGGGCTCA TCCTGCTGACGGGCGGGATCGTGGCCGTGGCGGGGCAGTTCAAGGGCTGGTACTTCGCGGCGTATTCCAT CGCGGCGGGCGTCCTGGTCTGCCTGCTCGAGTATCCCAGGAGCAAACGGAAAAAGGGCTCCACCATGGAGAGGTG TGGCCAGAAGTACCTGACAGCCGTGGTGAAGCTGTTGGGGCCCCTCACCAGGAATTATTACATCCGAGCCGTCCTCCACGCCGC cctggctgtccctgccgGATTCCTCCTCTCCACCATCCTGGGCACCGTCTGCCTGGGCATCGCCAGTGGCATCTACCTGCTG gctgcagttcgAGGGGAGGAGTGGAGACCCATCGAGCAGAAGCCCCGGGAGAGGCCACAAGTGGGGGGCACCATCAAGCAGCCCCCCAGCAaccccccgccccggccgcccccCGACGCCCGCAAGAAGCAGCCGGAGGTGGGGGGGCAGGTGAACCCCATCCCTGTGGAGGTGGAATAA